From the Chloroflexota bacterium genome, one window contains:
- a CDS encoding sulfatase-like hydrolase/transferase, translating into MAQAPNVLLITTDQQRWDTLGCYGNKKVKTPNIDALAAQGTRFERPYTQNTICTPARACLQTGRYIHQHGVTFQANPIDRTPGLPHHELTFMEHLHDVGGYYTAAFGKIHMWPPKGFRFTVLTEGKGSRWTESSGLSLGPGPLGPIYAAWLEERHPGGYEKIYTQRREPQYKEMTAITNVLPLEDYIDTWITNNTAGFMRESRDRPFFAWCGICGPHGPLDPPEPYASMYDPAEVDMPVTYLADDSDKPKHLQNGGGRFAKEPDDRIIRNAIAKYWGLCTMIDDMVGQLVQTLADAGTLDNTLIIYVSDHGDHMGDWSRGGKGTFWEPSARVPLIVIPPAGHERIPVVEDAVETFQIAPTILDYAGIPVPEAMAATSLRPVIEGTAKLPGMAFSDYIHGDRVTRGTAVITNRYKYAYWGQEYGSEFYDLQEDPHEMRNLALDPAAQSRIREYHGLLTERLLATTTPPLDMIGPEWP; encoded by the coding sequence ATGGCTCAAGCCCCGAATGTCTTACTTATCACCACCGACCAGCAGCGCTGGGATACGCTTGGCTGCTATGGGAACAAGAAGGTCAAGACGCCCAACATCGATGCGCTGGCCGCTCAGGGAACTCGCTTTGAACGTCCCTACACGCAGAACACCATCTGCACGCCGGCCCGTGCCTGCCTGCAGACCGGACGTTACATTCACCAGCACGGTGTCACCTTTCAGGCGAATCCCATCGACCGCACGCCGGGACTGCCTCATCATGAGTTGACCTTCATGGAGCACCTTCACGACGTGGGAGGTTACTACACCGCCGCGTTTGGCAAAATCCACATGTGGCCGCCGAAAGGCTTCCGCTTTACGGTGCTGACCGAGGGCAAGGGCTCCCGCTGGACGGAATCATCCGGCCTGTCGTTGGGGCCCGGGCCCCTGGGGCCCATCTACGCCGCCTGGCTGGAAGAGCGGCATCCCGGCGGCTATGAGAAGATTTACACCCAGCGGCGCGAGCCGCAGTACAAAGAGATGACGGCCATCACGAACGTGCTGCCGCTGGAAGACTATATCGACACCTGGATCACCAATAACACCGCCGGTTTCATGCGCGAGAGCCGCGACCGGCCGTTCTTCGCCTGGTGCGGCATTTGCGGTCCCCACGGCCCCCTGGACCCGCCGGAACCGTATGCCAGCATGTACGATCCCGCCGAGGTGGACATGCCGGTGACGTATCTCGCCGACGATAGCGATAAGCCCAAGCACCTGCAGAACGGCGGCGGCCGCTTTGCCAAAGAGCCCGACGACCGCATCATCCGCAACGCCATCGCCAAGTACTGGGGTCTCTGCACCATGATCGACGACATGGTGGGCCAGTTGGTGCAGACGCTGGCCGACGCCGGTACGCTGGACAATACGCTCATCATCTACGTCAGCGACCACGGCGACCACATGGGCGATTGGTCGCGCGGCGGCAAGGGCACGTTCTGGGAGCCGTCGGCGCGGGTGCCGCTCATCGTGATTCCACCCGCCGGTCACGAACGCATTCCGGTGGTGGAGGACGCGGTGGAGACCTTTCAAATTGCCCCCACGATCCTCGACTACGCCGGTATCCCCGTCCCCGAGGCCATGGCCGCCACCAGCTTGCGACCCGTCATCGAAGGAACAGCCAAACTGCCCGGCATGGCGTTCTCCGACTACATCCACGGCGACCGCGTCACGCGCGGCACGGCGGTTATCACCAATCGCTATAAGTACGCCTATTGGGGACAGGAATACGGCAGCGAGTTCTACGACTTGCAGGAAGACCCCCACGAAATGCGCAACCTCGCCCTCGATCCCGCCGCCCAATCCCGCATCCGCGAATACCACGGCCTGCTCACCGAACGCCTACTCGCCACCACCACGCCGCCCCTGGACATGATCGGACCGGAGTGGCCGTAG
- a CDS encoding zinc-binding alcohol dehydrogenase, with protein MRALYSNNRGEVYLKEVPEPTLQGSGVVIRTMASVFGAGSEMAGVGRRRKALAEGQDPGAFSEKAHSYQSAGEILQVSPDLQDRFQPGDLVAAAGGGFGFHAEQGFVWKHSFAKIPDGLSPLEAATTNVGLTAFHAMRRAVLQPGETAVVLGLGMVGQITAQLVGMVGGQVIGVDLHEYRLAKARELGAAATASGTDDEVAAAVDEFTAGRGADAVFVATSARIRGPASLAVRLVREGGRLLFIGRVMWDFTPTHPDADPHTKEINIHWVNGRGPGSRERDYLRGETDYPDRFVRWDQEQNLQALLALQATGKVRVDPLLTHRFPFDQAPEAAEVAINLPAEALGVALEYA; from the coding sequence ATGCGCGCTCTTTACTCGAACAATCGCGGCGAAGTGTACCTCAAAGAAGTCCCCGAGCCCACGTTGCAGGGCTCCGGCGTGGTCATTCGGACGATGGCGTCGGTCTTTGGGGCCGGTTCCGAAATGGCGGGCGTGGGACGTCGGAGAAAGGCGCTGGCGGAGGGCCAAGACCCCGGTGCGTTTTCAGAAAAGGCCCACAGCTATCAATCAGCCGGAGAGATTCTGCAGGTGTCGCCTGACTTGCAGGACCGCTTCCAGCCGGGCGACTTGGTGGCGGCGGCAGGCGGCGGGTTCGGCTTTCACGCCGAGCAGGGCTTCGTGTGGAAGCATTCATTTGCCAAGATTCCGGACGGTCTGTCGCCACTGGAAGCCGCGACCACGAACGTGGGCCTCACGGCATTTCACGCCATGCGCCGCGCGGTGCTACAGCCGGGCGAGACGGCGGTGGTGCTCGGTCTCGGCATGGTGGGGCAGATCACGGCGCAGCTCGTCGGCATGGTGGGCGGACAGGTCATTGGCGTGGACCTGCACGAATACCGTTTGGCGAAAGCCCGTGAACTTGGCGCGGCGGCCACGGCGAGCGGCACCGACGACGAAGTGGCTGCTGCAGTGGATGAATTCACCGCAGGCAGGGGCGCGGACGCCGTCTTCGTGGCAACCTCGGCCCGCATCCGCGGTCCGGCGTCTTTGGCCGTGCGCTTGGTGCGGGAGGGCGGCCGGCTGCTGTTTATCGGCCGCGTGATGTGGGACTTCACCCCCACCCACCCGGACGCCGACCCCCACACGAAGGAAATCAACATCCACTGGGTGAACGGACGCGGCCCCGGCAGCCGCGAACGGGACTACCTGCGCGGCGAGACGGACTACCCGGACCGCTTTGTGCGCTGGGACCAGGAGCAGAACCTCCAAGCCCTCCTCGCCCTGCAAGCGACCGGCAAGGTGCGCGTGGACCCGCTGCTCACCCACCGCTTCCCATTCGACCAAGCGCCGGAAGCAGCGGAAGTCGCCATCAATCTGCCCGCGGAAGCCCTTGGCGTAGCATTGGAATACGCATAA
- a CDS encoding CocE/NonD family hydrolase yields the protein MAQTDRTFDVTREENVPVPMRDGTILRADVYRPEAPGAYPVLLCRTPYNKSPHGLSEGLAARGYIAVVQDVRGRYASAGEFRPGFYRGDTYDAADGYDTVEWAARLPGSTGKVGTFGNSYNGWTQWELAPTRPPSLKTMYASGIAANLLDRELSAVLRLGRVLWWSVNTLAPDLRLRARKTDGPITTEEAQRIWEEQDRSKWLWFLPLLDIPDHVLSDVAPHFRYWLEDHTLDHFGFLQKHQDVNVPVLSVTGWYDQQIGTIKHFTGMTANGMTQHARANQKLIVGPWTHTAVDLQRTVGSVDFGPKAVRDYYAISDAWFRAWLKDDPGGIENWPPIQLFVMGANHWRGENEWPLARTQYTDFYLHSGGSANTPAGDGVLSRAAPTDEPPDEFLYDPRDPVMTLYSGPGQQEPHDQSALAHRQDILTFATPPLETPLEVTGPITVTLWAASSACDTDFVVKLIDVWPDGFAQELCHGIVRARYRDSYTEPTLIEPNGVYKYTIHVNPTSNLFRAGHRLRIDISSSDFPNFDRNHNTGLDDYADGTLVTARQTIFHDHSRPSHVTLPVIPQ from the coding sequence ATGGCACAAACTGACCGCACATTCGACGTGACGCGAGAGGAAAATGTCCCCGTACCTATGCGGGACGGGACGATTTTGCGCGCCGACGTGTATCGTCCTGAAGCGCCCGGCGCGTATCCCGTGCTGCTGTGCCGCACGCCGTACAATAAGAGCCCACACGGTCTCAGCGAAGGGCTTGCCGCGCGTGGGTATATCGCCGTGGTGCAGGACGTGCGGGGGCGGTACGCTTCCGCTGGCGAGTTTCGCCCCGGTTTCTATCGCGGCGACACCTATGACGCCGCGGACGGCTACGATACCGTGGAGTGGGCGGCGCGGCTGCCGGGTTCCACCGGCAAGGTCGGTACCTTTGGCAACTCGTACAACGGCTGGACGCAGTGGGAACTTGCCCCCACCCGACCGCCAAGTCTCAAGACCATGTACGCCAGCGGTATTGCCGCCAACTTGCTTGACCGCGAGCTCTCCGCTGTGCTGCGACTTGGGCGTGTGCTGTGGTGGTCCGTCAATACGCTGGCGCCGGACTTGCGACTGCGCGCAAGAAAAACCGATGGGCCCATCACCACTGAGGAGGCCCAGCGCATCTGGGAAGAACAGGACCGCTCCAAGTGGCTGTGGTTCCTGCCGTTGTTGGACATACCTGACCACGTTCTGTCAGATGTCGCGCCGCACTTTCGTTACTGGCTGGAAGACCACACGCTCGACCACTTCGGCTTCTTGCAGAAGCACCAGGATGTGAACGTGCCGGTGCTCAGCGTTACCGGCTGGTACGACCAGCAGATCGGCACCATCAAGCACTTTACCGGCATGACGGCCAATGGCATGACCCAACATGCGCGCGCGAACCAAAAGCTCATCGTCGGCCCGTGGACGCACACCGCCGTGGATCTTCAACGTACGGTGGGTTCGGTAGACTTCGGCCCGAAGGCGGTGCGCGACTACTACGCAATTTCCGATGCCTGGTTCCGCGCCTGGCTCAAGGACGACCCCGGCGGCATCGAAAATTGGCCGCCGATCCAGCTCTTCGTGATGGGCGCGAACCACTGGCGGGGCGAGAACGAATGGCCGCTGGCGCGGACGCAGTACACGGACTTCTATCTCCACAGCGGCGGCAGCGCCAACACGCCTGCTGGTGACGGCGTGCTTTCGCGGGCAGCGCCCACGGACGAGCCGCCGGATGAGTTTCTGTACGATCCGCGCGATCCTGTGATGACCCTCTATTCCGGTCCCGGCCAGCAGGAGCCCCACGACCAAAGCGCGTTGGCGCACCGGCAGGATATTCTCACTTTCGCCACGCCGCCGCTCGAGACACCGCTGGAGGTCACCGGGCCGATCACGGTCACGCTGTGGGCGGCATCATCTGCCTGCGATACCGACTTTGTGGTCAAGCTGATCGACGTGTGGCCGGATGGTTTTGCGCAAGAGCTCTGCCACGGCATCGTCCGCGCCCGCTACCGGGATTCCTACACGGAACCCACGCTTATCGAACCGAATGGCGTCTACAAGTACACGATCCATGTGAATCCAACGAGCAACCTCTTCAGGGCCGGTCACCGCCTGCGTATCGACATCTCCAGCAGCGACTTTCCCAACTTCGACCGCAACCACAACACGGGCCTGGACGACTACGCCGACGGGACGCTGGTTACCGCGCGTCAAACGATCTTTCACGATCACAGCCGGCCGTCGCACGTGACACTGCCGGTGATACCGCAATAG
- a CDS encoding DUF2442 domain-containing protein encodes MLPSKLLVRPTAVKALERYCIWIRFSDGAAGEIDLSDLAGRGVFKEWSSRSIFEALHVTPAGGVARREDIELCPDALYMRLTSESVADIMPRAMY; translated from the coding sequence ATGCTTCCGTCAAAGTTGCTAGTTAGGCCAACTGCAGTAAAGGCACTCGAGAGGTACTGTATTTGGATTCGTTTCTCAGATGGGGCTGCCGGTGAGATCGATCTTTCGGACTTGGCCGGACGTGGTGTATTCAAGGAATGGTCGAGCCGCTCGATCTTCGAGGCGTTGCATGTTACGCCGGCTGGTGGAGTCGCTCGGAGAGAAGACATCGAGCTTTGCCCCGATGCGCTTTATATGCGGCTTACCAGTGAGTCTGTCGCAGACATCATGCCTCGTGCAATGTACTAA
- a CDS encoding type I restriction endonuclease: protein MDFIDEVRTRSSRFAERTDHLDTEEATKNALVLPFLQMMGYSIFDPTEVVPEFTADVGSKKGEKVDYALMQDGKPAILIECKIFGNNLDEAEISQLIRYFTVTDARFGILTDGVVYRFFADLDQPNVMDKKPFFEFNMLDFTEGEVEELKRFTKAAFNLDEIIDAARELKYTTEIKRLISRELENPSDEFVYFVVKRVYEGLATQAIREQFGPLVRHAFGQYINDRISDRLKSALKQGEQEDQKLQEEEVPPASDSVDEPEYTSLEVDALNLIKAVLRDVVDVRRLGLRSTKYYCGVLLDDNNRKTVCRLLLRTSTLRIVLFDENRSEERIRLADLDDLFSHADRIRAEVSRIENSIKGP from the coding sequence ATGGACTTCATCGACGAAGTACGCACACGCTCAAGCAGGTTTGCCGAGCGAACCGATCACCTTGACACCGAAGAGGCTACCAAAAACGCACTCGTTCTACCGTTCTTACAGATGATGGGCTATTCAATCTTCGATCCAACTGAGGTTGTACCGGAATTCACAGCAGACGTGGGTTCGAAGAAGGGCGAAAAGGTCGACTACGCCCTCATGCAAGACGGCAAGCCCGCAATTCTAATTGAGTGCAAGATATTCGGCAATAACCTCGATGAAGCAGAGATTTCCCAACTCATTCGCTACTTCACGGTAACTGACGCCCGATTCGGCATTCTCACTGATGGAGTCGTGTATCGGTTCTTCGCTGACCTTGACCAACCCAACGTCATGGACAAGAAGCCCTTCTTCGAGTTCAATATGCTCGACTTTACCGAGGGGGAGGTAGAGGAGCTAAAGCGATTCACAAAAGCAGCCTTCAATTTAGATGAGATCATTGATGCTGCCAGGGAACTGAAGTATACGACAGAAATCAAGCGGTTAATCTCCCGTGAACTTGAGAATCCGTCCGATGAATTCGTTTACTTTGTTGTGAAGCGAGTATACGAAGGTCTGGCAACCCAGGCCATTCGAGAGCAATTTGGCCCTCTTGTCCGACACGCGTTTGGGCAATACATAAACGATCGAATTAGCGATCGCTTGAAGTCTGCCTTGAAACAGGGAGAGCAGGAAGACCAAAAGCTACAGGAGGAAGAAGTCCCACCCGCTTCCGATTCAGTAGATGAACCGGAATACACCTCGCTTGAAGTAGATGCTCTCAATTTAATCAAGGCTGTCTTGCGTGATGTGGTTGATGTTCGACGCCTAGGGCTCCGATCTACGAAGTACTATTGTGGTGTGCTCCTTGACGACAACAATCGAAAGACCGTTTGCAGACTGCTCCTGAGAACGTCGACCCTTAGAATCGTTTTGTTTGACGAGAACAGGTCGGAGGAGCGAATTCGCTTGGCAGACTTAGACGATCTCTTCAGCCATGCGGACAGAATCCGGGCTGAGGTTTCTCGAATTGAGAATTCAATAAAAGGACCCTAA
- a CDS encoding PmoA family protein, whose product MARMRYIVHAGNHTRRHCPVWVSGAGLDPARAYVVVSAESKAALPAQAVETADGVRLVWLLPELAAHASETFTLEESGKDSLDSRESGNDEGVTVANGAYGLDVHLGGELFTTYHHAAQHNKQFLYPVIGPTGAGMTRGYPMVPDAPGEKHDHPHHKSIHVAHGDVNGVDLWSELDDHGYQRHADFAPAFGAGSAYVSGPVCGAFRSRSRWVSRNEQPVVTEEKQVVVYAPARDARIMDIAVTLHATEGPVRFGDTKEGAMLSVRVASSMDADAGGAIENAYGGRGEDECFGFRAQWMDYVGPVDGTTVGLAVFDHPTSFRYPTYWHVRNYGLMHANCFAWREFLGHPGVDGSYVLPEGARLRCTFRVYLHTGNTQEAGVKERYHDFITPPVVEIV is encoded by the coding sequence ATGGCACGCATGCGGTACATAGTCCACGCCGGTAATCACACGCGGCGGCATTGTCCGGTTTGGGTGAGCGGCGCGGGGCTTGATCCGGCGCGGGCCTACGTGGTGGTGTCTGCTGAGAGCAAGGCGGCGCTGCCCGCGCAGGCGGTGGAGACGGCGGACGGCGTGCGCTTGGTCTGGCTGCTGCCGGAGCTAGCTGCGCACGCTAGTGAAACATTCACGCTGGAGGAAAGCGGGAAGGACAGTCTGGATTCCCGTGAAAGCGGGAATGACGAGGGCGTAACCGTTGCTAACGGTGCATACGGCCTGGACGTGCACCTGGGCGGCGAACTCTTCACCACCTATCACCACGCCGCGCAGCATAACAAGCAATTCCTCTACCCCGTGATCGGCCCCACCGGCGCGGGCATGACGCGGGGCTATCCGATGGTGCCCGACGCGCCGGGCGAGAAGCACGACCACCCGCATCACAAGTCGATCCACGTGGCCCACGGCGACGTGAACGGCGTGGACCTCTGGAGCGAGCTGGACGACCACGGCTACCAGCGCCACGCGGACTTTGCCCCGGCTTTCGGTGCGGGGAGCGCTTATGTGAGCGGGCCGGTGTGCGGCGCGTTTCGCTCGCGCAGCCGGTGGGTGAGTCGCAACGAGCAGCCGGTGGTGACGGAAGAGAAGCAGGTGGTGGTGTATGCCCCCGCGCGGGACGCGCGCATCATGGACATCGCGGTGACCCTGCACGCCACGGAAGGCCCCGTGCGCTTCGGCGATACGAAGGAAGGCGCCATGCTCTCGGTGCGGGTTGCCAGCAGCATGGACGCGGACGCCGGCGGCGCGATCGAGAACGCGTACGGCGGCAGGGGCGAGGACGAGTGCTTCGGCTTCCGCGCCCAGTGGATGGACTACGTGGGGCCGGTGGACGGCACGACAGTGGGCCTGGCGGTGTTCGACCACCCGACCAGCTTCCGCTACCCTACCTACTGGCACGTGCGCAACTACGGCCTGATGCACGCGAATTGCTTCGCCTGGCGGGAGTTTCTGGGTCACCCCGGCGTGGACGGCAGCTACGTCCTGCCGGAAGGCGCGCGCCTGCGCTGCACATTCCGCGTCTACCTGCACACCGGCAATACCCAAGAAGCCGGAGTGAAAGAGCGGTACCACGACTTCATCACCCCACCGGTGGTGGAGATTGTTTGA
- a CDS encoding extracellular solute-binding protein, producing MKARANALTRRRLFIGAGGMASMLALAACGAVPATTTAPAEEQAEAKAEEKTEMMETPVINIDEYFTETDGRHAPYLNTLKMAEEELNVKFNVIPGEYSGIWDRRKTAFAAGEADVDISMNQVNWVFFGGFNGMFIDHIPLMQRDNIDISRYYPADIKAWSWAGKLYAIPTQSGGELVLFNKQYFDEAGLNYPGGDWTYDDMIDMCQKVHKPDDNRWAVRVGQNSLFYMASTFMLNFGGEELTEDGNRVLYGEDPKSHAGAQFNVDLHLKHQFTPPSEVVRELLAGRSGIGILELGHIAMEFNGVFRYNASQQHLGEKLSVTRPPRGERGTATVVGNAHSIMGLSKVQDSVWDLLKWLGSDEGATGSEYFGWTSWPSIIEHASHPGWASRFEGTNVDDAIEAWAEEGHNFLRLPEFNEAWGPLQQPWYSALRGEITVPEGLRESAQILQEIIDRRPDEHRE from the coding sequence ATGAAGGCACGAGCGAACGCGCTTACCCGTCGGCGCCTCTTCATTGGCGCTGGCGGCATGGCAAGTATGCTGGCCCTCGCCGCCTGCGGGGCGGTGCCGGCTACTACGACTGCACCTGCAGAGGAGCAAGCCGAGGCCAAGGCCGAAGAAAAAACGGAGATGATGGAGACGCCGGTCATCAACATCGATGAGTACTTCACCGAGACCGACGGCCGCCATGCGCCGTACCTGAACACGCTCAAGATGGCCGAAGAGGAGCTGAACGTCAAGTTCAACGTAATCCCCGGCGAGTACAGCGGCATCTGGGACCGCCGCAAGACCGCCTTTGCTGCCGGTGAGGCCGACGTGGACATCTCTATGAACCAGGTGAACTGGGTCTTCTTCGGCGGGTTCAACGGCATGTTCATTGACCACATCCCGTTGATGCAGCGCGATAATATCGACATTAGCCGCTACTACCCCGCGGATATCAAAGCCTGGAGTTGGGCTGGCAAGCTGTACGCCATCCCCACCCAGTCCGGCGGTGAGTTGGTGCTCTTCAACAAGCAGTACTTCGATGAAGCCGGTCTGAACTATCCGGGCGGCGACTGGACTTATGACGACATGATCGACATGTGCCAGAAGGTCCACAAACCCGATGACAACCGCTGGGCCGTGCGGGTCGGTCAGAACAGCCTCTTCTACATGGCCAGCACATTCATGCTGAACTTCGGCGGAGAGGAGTTGACCGAAGACGGCAACAGGGTGCTCTACGGCGAGGATCCCAAGTCGCATGCCGGTGCCCAGTTCAACGTGGACCTGCACCTGAAGCACCAGTTCACACCGCCGAGCGAGGTTGTCAGGGAGCTGCTGGCCGGCCGTTCCGGCATCGGCATTCTGGAGCTTGGCCATATCGCCATGGAATTCAACGGCGTGTTCCGCTACAACGCCTCCCAGCAGCACTTGGGCGAAAAGCTCAGCGTCACCCGGCCGCCGCGTGGCGAACGCGGCACGGCCACCGTGGTCGGCAACGCCCACTCCATCATGGGTCTCTCCAAAGTGCAGGACTCGGTCTGGGACTTGCTGAAGTGGCTCGGCTCAGACGAGGGCGCGACCGGTTCCGAATACTTCGGCTGGACGTCCTGGCCGTCCATCATCGAGCACGCTTCCCACCCCGGGTGGGCGTCACGCTTCGAAGGGACAAACGTGGATGACGCCATCGAGGCCTGGGCGGAGGAAGGCCACAACTTCCTGCGCCTGCCGGAGTTCAACGAGGCCTGGGGTCCGCTGCAGCAGCCGTGGTACAGCGCGCTCCGAGGCGAGATCACGGTGCCGGAGGGCCTGCGCGAGTCGGCACAGATTCTCCAAGAGATCATCGACCGACGGCCGGATGAGCACAGGGAGTAG
- a CDS encoding DegT/DnrJ/EryC1/StrS family aminotransferase produces the protein MERLALHGGTPVRDGTKRWPKWPQFDETELRNVRAVFESNLWGGTSHGPMKMAAQEQFAAYHDAKFGIGLISCTAGLEIGLKAFGVGAGDEVIVPAFTFIATAFAPMYLGATPVMADIHPGSLCLDPDRTEEAITPRTRAISPVHYGGYPADMERFAEIARKHDLAIIVDAAHAHGAEWKGTKLGGMGDASSYSLGGGKNMSTGEGGMLTTDNEELAERWLYTLSSFGRAKGEPGYVHYELGGHYPMNEFLAAILLGQMERFDEQTKKRNRNARYLNSLLAQIDGIEPPPIPPEVTQHGMHIYTFRLKPEEFGTDKRTFLDAAHAEGVPVSGGHPRPIYDNPMLDLETGDIAGGTGKFRVMDCPESELLTREEGIAMGHVTLLADESDMDDIAEGIAKVRRNVDQLQRVAV, from the coding sequence ATGGAACGACTGGCCCTGCACGGCGGAACACCGGTGCGCGACGGTACGAAGCGTTGGCCCAAGTGGCCGCAGTTCGACGAGACGGAACTGCGCAACGTGCGCGCGGTCTTCGAGAGCAACCTCTGGGGCGGCACGTCGCACGGTCCCATGAAGATGGCGGCGCAGGAGCAATTTGCCGCCTACCATGACGCGAAGTTCGGCATTGGGCTCATCAGTTGTACCGCCGGCCTGGAAATCGGGCTGAAGGCGTTCGGCGTTGGCGCGGGCGATGAGGTGATCGTGCCGGCGTTTACGTTCATTGCCACGGCGTTTGCGCCCATGTACCTGGGGGCGACGCCGGTGATGGCGGACATTCACCCGGGTTCGCTCTGCCTCGACCCCGACCGCACGGAGGAGGCGATCACGCCGCGCACCCGCGCTATCAGCCCGGTGCACTACGGCGGCTATCCGGCGGATATGGAGCGGTTTGCGGAGATCGCGCGCAAGCACGACCTGGCAATTATCGTGGACGCCGCCCACGCCCACGGCGCGGAGTGGAAGGGCACGAAACTCGGCGGCATGGGCGACGCCAGTTCCTACAGCCTGGGCGGCGGCAAGAATATGAGCACCGGCGAGGGCGGCATGCTGACCACGGACAACGAGGAGCTTGCCGAGCGCTGGCTGTATACGCTCTCCAGCTTTGGCCGCGCCAAGGGCGAGCCGGGCTACGTGCACTACGAGCTGGGCGGCCATTACCCGATGAACGAGTTTCTGGCGGCGATCCTGCTGGGACAGATGGAGCGGTTCGACGAGCAGACGAAGAAGCGGAACCGCAACGCGCGGTATCTCAACAGCCTGCTGGCGCAGATTGACGGCATCGAGCCGCCGCCGATCCCGCCGGAGGTGACCCAGCACGGCATGCACATCTACACGTTCCGCCTCAAGCCGGAAGAGTTCGGCACGGACAAGCGGACATTCCTGGACGCCGCGCACGCGGAAGGCGTGCCGGTCTCCGGCGGGCACCCACGGCCGATCTACGACAATCCGATGCTCGACCTGGAAACGGGCGACATTGCGGGCGGCACGGGCAAATTCCGCGTCATGGACTGTCCGGAGTCCGAGCTGCTTACGCGGGAAGAAGGCATCGCTATGGGCCACGTGACGCTGCTGGCGGATGAGTCCGATATGGACGACATCGCCGAGGGCATCGCCAAGGTGCGGCGCAACGTGGACCAATTGCAACGAGTCGCGGTGTAG
- a CDS encoding tetratricopeptide repeat protein, with product MRVWRRWRIALAGVLLTLALGACAPSIPFFSGDDVGVDELLAQGQEALQKGDLESAMDIYNEAVDKYPNESHPYHQRALVHAQLGDIASALRDMDRSIERDPNDASHIFFRAGIYLNIGNLQGALDDLTRLIELDPGFVEAYLARASIYYAQNRMDEALADVGMAIELRPNEAELYFRRASFLLTRNDYQGAVDDLSKAVEVNPDYAEAYYLRGLVEQVEGNLEAALADLSKAVELAPEQPQPYVARAGILQELERYDDALVDLQQAVNITPQSPEPYAARAEVYRAMGQLARALDDANRAIDLGEGDPRYLLTRAAVLAAQDNTTQALRDLDTAVEADPGLAQAFLQRGEIYENLGETEKAIEDYTRVLSIPASDQMLEQARAALERLRS from the coding sequence ATGCGTGTATGGAGGCGGTGGAGGATAGCACTAGCCGGTGTCTTGCTTACGCTGGCTCTCGGCGCTTGTGCGCCAAGTATTCCGTTCTTTTCCGGCGATGATGTCGGTGTTGATGAACTCTTGGCGCAAGGACAGGAAGCTCTGCAAAAGGGCGACCTGGAATCAGCTATGGATATTTACAATGAGGCCGTTGATAAGTATCCCAATGAATCCCACCCGTATCATCAGCGCGCACTTGTACACGCGCAGTTGGGAGACATCGCCAGCGCGCTGCGGGACATGGATCGCTCGATTGAACGCGATCCCAACGACGCCAGCCACATCTTCTTCCGGGCCGGCATCTACCTCAACATAGGGAACCTGCAAGGGGCGCTAGATGACTTAACGCGGCTTATTGAACTCGATCCGGGTTTTGTTGAGGCCTATTTAGCACGGGCTTCAATCTACTATGCGCAGAACCGCATGGACGAGGCTTTGGCAGACGTGGGCATGGCCATAGAACTTCGTCCCAACGAAGCGGAACTCTACTTCCGTCGCGCCAGTTTCCTTTTGACGCGAAACGACTACCAAGGCGCTGTTGACGACCTTTCCAAAGCAGTGGAAGTCAACCCCGATTATGCTGAGGCGTATTACCTGCGGGGTCTGGTGGAGCAGGTGGAGGGCAACTTGGAAGCCGCGCTCGCCGACCTGAGCAAGGCCGTGGAATTGGCGCCGGAACAGCCGCAGCCGTACGTGGCCCGCGCGGGCATCTTACAAGAATTGGAACGCTACGACGATGCTCTGGTAGACCTGCAGCAAGCGGTAAACATAACCCCGCAAAGTCCGGAGCCCTATGCTGCCCGCGCTGAGGTCTATCGAGCCATGGGCCAGCTTGCGCGCGCGCTCGATGACGCGAATCGGGCTATTGACCTAGGCGAAGGCGACCCGCGGTATCTCTTGACCCGCGCGGCAGTTCTCGCCGCTCAGGACAATACCACCCAGGCCCTGCGTGACTTGGACACTGCGGTGGAGGCGGACCCAGGCTTGGCGCAGGCGTTCTTGCAACGCGGCGAGATCTACGAAAACCTGGGCGAAACAGAAAAGGCGATAGAAGACTACACCCGGGTGCTCTCCATTCCCGCTTCGGACCAGATGCTCGAGCAGGCCCGCGCGGCGCTGGAACGATTGCGCAGTTAG